A genomic window from Fusarium falciforme chromosome 2, complete sequence includes:
- a CDS encoding Acetyl-CoA C-acetyltransferase, translating to MSTQLRSAGRLAQLAGHVNGARQFSTRPALRKELQDAYILSAARTPTAKACQFNGSFLSVSAPKLGAVAIKSALEKSKVPVEKITDVYMGNVLQGSVGQAPARQAVIFAGLPKEVEATTINKVCASGLKAVSLAAQNIQLGLAEAQIAGGMENMSQVPYYVPRASGLPAFGHVKMEDGLIKDGLTDVYDQFHMGNCAENTVKNHNITREQQDEYAIQSYRNAQKAWADKAFADEIAPVTVKTRKGEIVVDTDEGFNDVKFDKVPTLKPAFVRDGTGTVTAANSSTLNDGASALVLGNKAIAQQYGSGSRVLAKICGYADAATSPIDFPVAPAKAVPIALERAGITKDQVAIWEFNEAFASVILANSKILGLEGAKVNPLGGAISLGHALGSSGSRILTTLLHQLKPGEYGVAAICNGGGAATALVVQRIESV from the exons ATGTCTACTCAGCTTAGATCCGCCGGCCGGCTTGCCCAGCTTGCTGGACATGTGAACGGGGCGCGACAGTTTTCTACTCGGCCAGCTCTGCGCAAGGAACTGCAGGATGCTTACATCTTGAGCGCTGCACGAACTCCTACAGCCAAGGCATGCCAA TTCAATGGCTCCTTCTTGTCAGTGTCAGCGCCCAAGCTCGGTGCCGTCGCCATCAAGTCGGCCCTCGAAAAGTCCAAGGTCCCCGTCGAGAAGATCACCGACGTCTACATGGGCAACGTCCTTCAGGGCTCTGTTGGCCAAGCACCCGCCCGACAGGCCGTCATCTTCGCTGGCCTCCCCAAGGAAGTCGAGGCGACCACGATCAACAAGGTGTGCGCATCTGGTCTCAAGGCCGTCAGCCTGGCCGCCCAGAACATCCAGCTGGGTCTTGCCGAGGCTCAGATTGCTGGTGGTATGGAGAACATGTCCCAGGTGCCCTACTATGTGCCCCGCGCAAGTGGGCTCCCCGCTTTCGGCCATGTGAAGATGGAGGACGGTCTTATCAAGGACGGCCTGACTGATGTGTACGACCAATTCCACATGGGCAACTGCGCCGAGAACACTGTCAAGAACCACAACATCACCCGCGAGCAGCAGGACGAGTACGCCATCCAGTCGTACCGCAACGCGCAAAAGGCTTGGGCGGACAAGGCCTTTGCTGATGAGATTGCCCCCGTCACCGTCAAGACTCGAAAGGGCGAGATTGTTGTCGACACTGACGAGGGTTTCAACGATGTCAAGTTTGACAAGGTCCCCACGCTGAAGCCCGCTTTCGTCCGCGATGGAACCGGTACTGTGACTGCGGCGAACTCGTCGACTCTCAACGATGGTGCCAGTGCCCTTGTTCTCGGCAACAAGGCTATTGCTCAACAGTATGGCTCAGGCTCCCGAGTGCTGGCCAAGATCTGCGGCTACGCTGATGCCGCCACATCGCCCATCGACTTCCCGGTTGCCCCCGCCAAGGCTGTCCCTATTGCTCTCGAGCGCGCAGGAATCACCAAGGACCAGGTCGCCATCTGGGAGTTCAACGAGGCGTTCGCCAGCGTGATCCTTGCAAACTCTAAGATCCTGGGTCTTGAGGGTGCCAAGGTGAACCCTCTGGGTGGTGCTATTTCTCTGGGTCATGCCCTCGGCAGCTCTGGTTCGCGAATCCTCACCACTCTGCTTCACCAGCTTAAGCCTGGCGAGTATGGTGTCGCGGCTATCTGcaacggtggtggtgctgcaACCGCCCTTGTGGTACAGCGGATCGAGTCCGTGTAA
- a CDS encoding Kinesin-like protein: MSSANSIKVVARFRPQNKVELESGGKPIVSFDGEDTCSLDSKDAQGSFTFDRVFDMACKQQDIFDFSIRSTVDDILNGYNGTVFAYGQTGAGKSYTMMGTNIDDDDGRGVIPRIVEQIFASIMSSPGTIEYTVRVSYMEIYMERIRDLLAPQNDNLPVHEEKNRGVYVKGLLEIYVSSVQEVYEVMRRGGNARAVAATNMNQESSRSHSIFVITITQKNVETGSAKSGQLFLVDLAGSEKVGKTGASGQTLEEAKKINKSLSALGMVINALTDGKSSHIPYRDSKLTRILQESLGGNSRTTLIINCSPSSYNDAETLSTLRFGMRAKSIKNKAKVNAELSPAELKSLLKKAQGQVTNFESYISNLEGEIQLWRAGESVPKEKWVTPKTTDAVARTKADARSSTRPSTPSLIAESRSETPAISERAGTPSLPLDKDEREEFLRRENELQDQISEKESQATAAEKQLRETKEELAYLKEHDSKVGKENEKLTTEVNEFKMQLERLTFESKEAQITMDALKEANSELTTELDDVKQQLLDVKMSAKETGAALDEKEKRKAEKMAKMMAGFDLGGDVFSENERHIAETIEKVDALHELSATGDNIAPDEFQALRARLVETQGIVRQAELSMYSTTSSEADSRRRQELEARLEAVQQEYEEVLTRNLGPEDVEEVKARLENAFANRQTAQSQFVDELKADITQKAAENTRMKTLIDDLQQRVKAGAAAPMANGKTIQQQIAEFDVMKKSLMRDLQNRCERVVELEISLDETREQYNNVLRSSNNRAQQKKMAFLERNLEQLTQVQRQLVEQNSALKKEVAIAERKLIARNERIQSLESLLQDSQEKMAAANHKFEVQLAAVKERLELAKAGSTRGLNSPGGFSFASAGSRIAKPLRGGGGSDVAPAIPTIQNLHQTEGNSGSSNKRASWFFNKS, encoded by the exons ATGTCGTCCGCAAACAGCATCAAGGTCGTCGCCCGGTTCCGGCCTCAGAACAAGGTCGAACTCGAGTCGGGCGGAAAGCCCATCGTCTCCTTCGATGGCGAGGACACCTGCAGCCTCGAC TCCAAGGATGCGCAGGGCAGCTTCACCTTTGACCGAGTCTTTGATATGGCATGTAAGCAACAGGACATTTTCGACTTCTCGATCCGCTCCACCGTCGACGATATCCTCAATGGATACAACGGAACCGTCTTCGCCTACGGCCAGACCGGTGCCGGTAAGTCGTATACCATGATGGGCACAaacatcgacgacgacgacggccgaGGTGTTATTCCCCGCATCGTCGAGCAGATCTTCGCCAGTATCATGTCGAGCCCCGGCACCATCGAGTACACCGTCCGAGTCAGTTACATGGAGATTTACATGGAGAGGATCCGTGATCTGCTCGCCCCCCAGAACGACAACCTGCCCGTCCacgaggagaagaaccgTGGCGTCTACGTCAAGGGTCTCTTGGAGATTTACGTGTCGAGCGTCCAGGAGGTCTACGAAGTcatgaggagaggaggaaatgCCCGAGCCGTCGCCGCCACCAACATGAACCAGGAGTCGTCGCGATCCCACTCGATAttcgtcatcaccatcacccagAAGAACGTCGAGACCGGCTCGGCAAAGAGCGGACAGCTGTTCCTTGTGGATCTGGCTGGTAGCGAAAAGGTCGGCAAGACTGGAGCGAGCGGACAGACCCTCGAGgaagccaagaagatcaacaagaGTTTGAGTGCCCTGGGAATGgtcatcaacgccctcaCCGACGGCAAATCCTCGCACATCCCCTACCGAGACTCCAAGTTGACCCGTATCCTCCAAGAATCCCTCGGTGGTAACAGTCGGACGACACTGATCATCAACTGCTCCCCCAGCAGTTACAACGATGCCGAGACACTCAGTACCCTGCGATTTGGTATGAGAGCCAAGTccatcaagaacaaggccaaggtcaacgCCGAGCTTAGCCCTGCCGAGCTCAAGTccctcctcaagaaggcTCAGGGGCAGGTTACCAATTTCGAGAGCTACATCTCAAATCTCGAGGGCGAAATTCAGCTGTGGCGTGCTGGTGAATCTGTTCCTAAGGAGAAATGGGTGACACCCAAGACTACCGATGCCGTCGCTAGAACCAAGGCCGACGCACGAAGCTCGACACGACCTTCCACACCTTCACTAATAGCGGAGAGCCGCTCAGAGACGCCTGCGATATCTGAGCGCGCTGGCACGCCCAGCTTGCCgctcgacaaggacgagagGGAAGAGTTTTTGCGACGAGAGAATGAGCTGCAGGACCAGATCTCAGAAAAGGAGTCCCAGGCCACGGCtgccgagaagcagcttcGGGAGACAAAGGAAGAGCTTGCCTACCTCAAGGAACATGACAGCAAGGTGGGCAAGGAGAACGAGAAGCTCACGACCGAGGTGAACGAGTTCAAGATGCAGCTGGAGAGGCTCACGTTTGAGAGCAAGGAGGCACAAATTACCATGGACGCTCTGAAGGAGGCAAACTCGGAGCTTACTACGGAGCTTGACGACGTGAAGCAGCAACTCCTTGACGTCAAGATGAGCGCCAAGGAGACGGGTGCTGCCCtcgacgagaaggagaagaggaaggccgagaagatggccaagatgatggCCGGCTTCGACCTGGGCGGCGACGTGTTTAGCGAGAACGAGCGTCACATCGCAGAGACTATCGAGAAGGTCGATGCGCTGCACGAGCTGAGTGCCACCGGCGACAACATCGCGCCCGATGAGTTCCAGGCACTTCGAGCCCGTTTGGTGGAGACACAAGGCATCGTCCGACAAGCTGAGCTCTCCATGTACAGCACCACTTCCAGCGAGGCCGACTCAAGGCGGAGACAAGAGCTGGAGGCTCGTCTCGAGGCCGTTCAGCAAGAATACGAGGAGGTTCTCACTCGCAACCTCGGCCCcgaggatgttgaggaggtcaaggctcGACTGGAGAACGCCTTTGCCAACCGCCAGACTGCCCAGTCTCAGTTTGTGGATGAGCTGAAGGCCGATATTACGCAGAAGGCTGCCGAGAACACAAGAATGAAGACGCTGATCGATGACCTTCAGCAGCGCGTCAAGGCTGGCGCCGCAGCACCGATGGCCAATGGCAAGACGATCCAGCAGCAGATCGCCGAGTTTGACGTCATGAAGAAGAGCCTCATGCGTGACCTTCAGAACCGATGTGAGCGTGTTGTTGAGCTCGAGATCTCGCTGGATGAGACCCGAGAGCAGTACAACAACGTTCTTCGATCGTCCAACAACCGGGCgcagcagaagaagatggccttCCTGGAGAGGAACCTGGAGCAGCTGACCCAGGTCCAGCGCCAGCTCGTCGAGCAGAACTCGGctctcaagaaggaggtTGCCATTGCTGAGCGCAAGCTCATTGCACGAAACGAGCGTATCCAGAGCCTGGAGAGCCTGCTACAGGATAGTcaggagaagatggctgCTGCCAACCACAA GTTCGAGGTCCAGCTGGCTGCGGTCAAGGAGCGTCTCGAGCTCGCCAAGGCCGGCAGCACCCGTGGCCTCAACTCACCAGGCGGCTTCAGCTTTGCCAGCGCCGGCAGCCGGATTGCGAAGCCCCTCCGCGGAGGCGGTGGCAGTGATGTAGCCCCCGCCATCCCAACCATCCAGAACCTTCACCAGACTGAGGGGAACagtggcagcagcaacaagcgAGCCAGCTGGTTCTTTAACAAGTCATAG